gagaaaccagataactgggagctcctaaaaatcaaacacctatgctcatctaaagacttcacgaaaagagtaaaaagaccacctacagactgggaaagaattttcagctatgacatctccgacaagcgcctgatctctaaaatctatatgattctgtcaaaactcaaccacaaaaagacaaacaacccaatcaagaagtgggcaaaggatatgaacacacacttcactaaagaagatattcaggcagctaacagatacatgagaaaatgctctcgatcattagccattagagaaatgcaaattaaaactacgatgagattccatctcactccaacaaggctggcattaacccaaaaaaaacaaaataataaatgttggagaggctgcagagagattggaactcttatacactgctggtgggaatgtaaaatggtacaaccactttggaaatctatctggcgttatcttaaacagttagaaatagaactaccatacaacccagaaatcccactcctcggaatataccctagagaaacaagagccttcacacaaacagatatatgcacacccatgtttattgcagctctgtttacaatagcaaaaagctggaagcaaccaaggtgtccatcaacgaatgaatgggtaaataaatcatggtatattcacacaatggaatactacgcatcgataaagaacagtgacgaatctctgaaacatttcataacatggaggaacctggaaggcattatgctgagcgaaattagtcagaggcaaaaggacaaatattgtataagaccactattataagatcttgagaaatagtacaaactgagaagaacacatacttttgtggttacgggggggggggagggagggagggagggagggtgttttttactgattaattagtagataagaactgcttcaggtgaagggaaggacaacactcaatacatggaaggtcagctcaaatggactggaccaaaaacaaagaagtttccgggataaaatgaatgcttcaaaggtcagtggagcaagggcgggggtttggggaccatggtttaaggggacttctaagtcaattggcaaaataattctattatgaaaacattctgcatcccactttgaaatgtggcgtctggggtcttggatgctaacaagcggccgtctaGGATGCATCggttggtcttaacccacctggagcaaaggagaatgaagaacaccaaggtcacatgacaactaagagcccaagagacagaaagggccacatgaaccagagacctacatcatcctgagaccagaactagttggtgccaggccacaatcgatgactgccctgacggggagcacaacagagagcccctgggggagcgggagatcagtgggatgcagacccccaattctcatgaaaagaccatacttggtggtctgactgagactagaggaatccccgcagtcatggtccccaaaccttctgttggcacaggacaggaaccatccctgaagacaactcatcagacatgaaagggactggacagtgggtaggagagagatgctgatgaagagtgagctaattatatcaggtggacacttgagactgtgttggcatctcctgtctggaggggggatgggaggatatagagagttggaagctggcaaaattgtcacgaaaggagagactggaagggctgactctttggggggagagcaagtgggagtacggagtaagatgtatataaacttatatgtgacagtctgacttgatttgtaaacgttcacttgaagctcaataaaagttaataaaaaaaaaaaaaaggcagaagaaatACAGTGACAACACCATAAAAGACTTGgtcaaccttcaaccatttcaggaggtagtatatgatcaggaaccaatagtactgaaggaggaagtccaagctgcactgcaggaaTTGGTGAacaacaagtctccaggaattgtctgaatatcagttgagatgtttcaacaaacagatgcaactctggaagtgatcactcatctacaccaagaaatttggaagacagctaactggccagctgaatggaagagatccatatttattcctattccaaagaaaggtgatcccaccgaatgtggaaattatagaacaatatcatcaatatcaaaggaaagtaaaattttgctgaagatcattcaaaagctgctgcagcaggataccgacagggaactgctagaaattcaaggtggattcagattATTAAGTGGAGCCAGGGATGTTGcacatgtcagatggatcctggctgaaaagcagagaataccaggaagacgtttacctgtgttttatcaactatgcaaaggcattcagctttgtggatcatagcaaattatggatagtatttcaaagaatgggtattccagaacacttaattgtgctcatgaggaaactgtacatagatcaagaggcagtcagttCGACTAGAAcaaaggggatgctgcatggtttaaagtcagtaaaggtgtgtgtgagggttgtatcctttcagtatacttattcaatctgtatgctgagcatataatctgagaagctggactatatgaagaacgaggcatcagggttggaggaagactcattaacaacctgttatgcAGTCAACGTAactttgcttgcttaaagtgaagaggacttgaaacactgaagatcaaagaccagtcttcagtatagattacacctcaacataaagaaaacaaaaattcttgcaactggaacaataagcaacatcatgataaatggagaaaagattgtagttgtcaaggatttcattttacttggattcacaattaacatccatggaagcacagtcaagaaatcaacagatgcattgcattgggcaaatctgcatcagaacacctctttaaaatgttaaaaagcaaagatgttaccttctgcactaagttgtgcctgacctatggtgttttcagtcacctcatatgcatgtgaaagctagccCAAAGAAGaatgacgtctttgaattatgatgttggggaagaatattgagtatgccatgaactgccaaaagaatgaacaaatctgtcctggaaggaatatagccagaatgttccttgtaagcaagcatggcaagactatgtcttacatactttggacttgtcaggtgggatcagtccttggaaaaggacattatgcttggcagagggtcagtgaaaaagaggacgaccctcaacgagatggactgacccagtggctgcaacagtgggctcaagcataatgactgtgaggatggtgcaggaccggccagTACagaatttctttctgttgtacatagcatcgctaatgagtcggaaccaactcgacggcacctaacacccaGATGTCATAAACTTGATTGCTGGAAGTGacgaggacttgaaatacttactgatgaagaccaaaaaccataaccttcagtatagactacacctcaacataaagaaaacaaaaatcctcacaactggaccaataagcaacatcacaataaaaggagaaaagattgaagttgtcaagggtatcattctacttggattcacaatcaacacccatggaggctgcagtcaagaaatgaaaggatgtactgcattgggcaaatccgctgcaagagacctaaaagcaaaggtgtcactccgAGGACTTAAGTGGGCCTTAACGAAgccgtggtcttttcaattgcctcatacgcatcaGAAATCCATGCAAAGAGTAAGGAAGGgtgaagaattgactcctttgaattatggtgttggtgaagaatactgaatgtgccatggactgcctgaagaatgaacaagtctgtcttggaagaagtatagccagaatgatccttagaagcgaggatgacttTGTCTGACGTACTTTGGATGTCATCAGGAGACCAATCCCTGgcggacatcatgcctggcaaaagtagaggattagtgaaaaagaaaaagatcctcaaggaaatggactgacacagtggctgcaaccatgggctcaaacatagcaacgattgtgatggcacaggacctgacagtgtcttattctgttgtatgtagggtcactgagtaggaattgactcaatggcacctaacaacaaagtcaTACAGTCTAACTCACTTAGTGATGGATTAATATGTATCAGTAATtctcaaattgttttgtgattctACTGTATTGAATTACCTTGTAGTGTTTATTTCAAGACCCAATTCTACAATTACTGAATTAAGGTATTCAGAATAGACAAAACATACTCAGAGGATCCTGGAAATCTCACAAGTAGCCGAATAGATCCACTCAATGTCCTCCCAGATACAAATGCAGTCtattttttttaggagctatcgagtcaatttttgactcatagcaaccacatgtgacaaGAGCAGAAcaaccccatatggtttcctaggctgtaaccttcacaggagccctggtagtacagtggcaAAGctctctgctaactgaaaggtcagcagttcaacccaccagcctctctcaggaagatgtggcagtctgcttctgtaacgatgacagctttggaaaccctgtgggtctgttctacactgtcctatagggtcacggagtcagaattgactggatggcaatggggttttcttTTTGATTAATCTTTACAGAcagagatcaccagatctttctcctgtggagctgttgtgtaggtttgaatggccaacgttttggttagcagctgagcactcaaacCTTTTTAATTCAGCTCTTTCCAGGATTAAGATGTTTATCAAAATAAAAGGTACACATTATTTATTAAGCTTgtaataattttattaataacAGCAGCAAAGtttatatttacatgtatatataagaCAGATTTTATTCATACTTtcacatataaaaatatagaaatactTACATATGTACAAAGAGATTAAAACAGACttcagaaataaggaaaacaaggaAGATATCACAAAGGCTTTTTTTGGGAAACACACACACTGAAAAAGAGATTTAAGAGAGGTGACAAAACATTTAAATTAACAGACTCCAGAAGTTGATATTTCAATTGGTATTAATGTGGTAAGGCAAATAAAATGTCTCAATGTAGTCAACATTTAAGACTGTTCAGATAAAATTATATGGCCTTCCTTTACCATAATATGGAATCAATTTTATTTTACTCTCAGAATCATAAATATCAGATAACTGCCTAACTAGTTTTCctttcttaaaatattaaattttctgACCTGttgtgaaaattttaaatttcttcacattaaattataaaatgtttcaagAGGTTGTGTGTCCTCTTTATTCACCGGGGAAAAAGCTCCACATCCTACATCAATTTCAATATAAAACTGAAAATCACAATacatttattttcataaattAAAAGCTAACATCTTCTAACTAACCTCCATGGGTCAGTTATAATAAGAGATCATAATCTTCGTaaattctttttgctttttttagtaCCAGGCAGAGGTCCCGTTTTAAAACTGGCTCTTAGAGGATTGCTACTTGAACAGTTTTTGGTGGTGTGATAGTCACAAAGACACCTTGTACAATAATCAAATCCACAGCTTTCTCGTTTGCAGGTGGCCCGCTGTAAATAGCCATCATATTTTGCCGGTGAATTACAGCGAACACAGGCTTTGAGGCTTTCACTATTTTTCAAAGTCTTAGCaacctagaaagaaaaaaatctattacTAACAAATTTGAGTAAGGACTGAATGTAATTTAATTAATAAAATCAAGAAGGGCACACAAGCATCATGAGGTAAGAAATATGAAAGCAGTGGATAAGAAAGCTAAACTCTCAATTAAAACTTTTCCACTTCTGCCCCCCTTCCCAAATACATGTACAAAGCACCAATTTTACGCATAAGACAAGTCCTACCCTTAAGATCACTGTTCAATGGGTGAGAGGACATTACTTGTCAATAGTTCTGGTGGCTATTTCCTACTGAtacttcaaatatatatatatattttttacttcatGAATGTTGTCTACTCATGTATCAATGCCTAACTtaaatgcagcagttctactctggagtaCATGGCATCACCATAAGTAGAACtggctcaaaggcaactggtttggttttggtttatcacatTACATGGCATTTATTTCTATGTAGCTATCTCCTATTCTAGATTATAAGGCTAGCAAGGCCATCATTTTATCTATGCAGTATCTGATACACGGAGATGCTCAAGAAATGCCTTTTGAATATATCTGCATATTGGATCACAGTCATTACATCACAAACATTTAAGACAGAAACTACCaccactaccagttgccatcaatttgatctTGACTCATGACAACTATTATAGTTTAGAATAAAGGGGATAGAGATAAGAGCACCCCCTCTCACTAATAATTTCCTAATGGTGCTAATtatataattaaatttaaatgacTATTCTCatcagaagagccctggtggtgcagtggataagatctctggcctgctaaccaaaaggtgggcagtttgaatccattagccgctccttggaagccctatggggcagctctactctgtcctgtacggtagatatgagtcagaagcgacttgacagcaacaggttattctGATCAGATGTCCAAACGTGGTAGGGAACAAATTAGTTAGCTTTTATCTAAGGCCAGATGACATTTTGACcttaaaattcttttctattcctaaatCCTTTTAACAGTCAATGACCCATGTTTCTAATTTATTGATAAACAAAAAATTACCTCAGAGAACTCATTATATCGACTGTAAGTAGAACCCTCCTGATCACCTTGATTGGATAACTTGGCTCGAGTATCTCTTTTTGGGAGACTCTGGGTTGCTGACTTTTGAACAGAAGCTAATGCTGTTCTGAACATAATATGTTCCCTGGTTGAAGCATGTGGTGAAAACTTAGTAATGTTttcctagtttaaaaaaaaaaaatttattaggaCTTCAAAACTTATTTCCTCTTTTCTCAGCAATCATACATTTttactgtgtgtgtatatactagGGGAAACTAGGCACGCACTTAAACAGACATACAACCAAGTATTTGAGGCCTAATATCTAACACTAATTGCAGACATTTTGAACCAGAAAACTGTGAGAAAGCACTTCACATGCTTAGTCTACACAGCACTTACTACCTGGTTTATAACTAACCTATGTCAAAGCACTACTGTCCAAACAAAAGGTCATTCTTCCCACAACCAGTAGATGGTGATAGTCACTTTGAAGTGTCACCTCAGCATTAAGAACAGATTTAAAACCTTTCAGATCCGAAAATTCTCCATTATTAAGACCAGTTTATCAATAAAGAAACTGACCTTGGAGCATTAAGCAGTAATTTCCTAAAACTATACAGCTAGTGAGCTCCAGCACTGAAGTTTGGACCTAATAcgtctaactcaaaaaaaaaaaaaaaaatcacatgtagATCTTGATTCTCAGAAACATCTCCAAAGTtactattttggaaaataaacGCATGCCCTCCTACGAGAAGGATATTCAATATGTTGATAATTTACTGTTTTTCTagtaactgggaaaaaaaaatttacatcccTTATTTTTTAATACccaagaaatgcaaatgaaacggGTTTTccaaaacttatttaaaaagacacatacatacaaatgGCAACCACGACTGACTATATGGTAGACTCTGACAATATGAAAACTAAGTAATTTACCCTTTCTTACTTTTGGACATTATATTTCTATGGAGAATCCAAGAAATGACTGTGGTGGATTCCCCTCTCcttatttttgaataaaaaagATTTCCAGATTATCTGTTATCTTTCTTGTTTCTAAAGATAACAGAGTACTAACaatgtattttaaaaggaaaacattAACTATAAAGACTTACAGAGACCCTCTGCATGGCTTTATTGTACAATTGGAAAGCGTCCTTATCATCTTCGAGAATCTTCTTCCAAGTTGTACTCACTTTAGCCACACTGAAAAAGTAAATGGTTACAATTGAAACATCACAAACAGCTAAGATAAATATAATGCAAAAGCATTTAACACTGCcataaaaaagggaaagaaaaaaaatcatactagcagtggttttcaaaaccTGGCTGAACTTTACAATTGTCTAGGGCACTTAAGATTTAAGGATGCCCCATGTCTAAGCATTTTTGTTTCACTGGTCTAAAAACGGGCCTCAGCTTCTGCATTTTTTAAGAACTCCACACTAAGTAATTCAAAATGCACTCAGGCTTAAAAACCACtgcttttacttagttttttcacAGTATCTTTAAGTTAAAGTTGTCGCCATAGTGCATACAGCACCGTGTTAGTACTGTATTTGGTAAAGGTTGTAGACAAATTTCCAAATACTCTAGAACAAACTACTTTTAGCAGAAATCAATATAAGGTTCCCAAGAAACGGTCATAACCAGATCCCTGTTTGTGGGTCTCTGTATTTTCACTGCTGTCAAACTTAGGAGAGTCCTACATGGAAATGGTAAAAAAATAGAAGCTATTTCATACTTTCAGGTATAACAAAAATCATGCCTATTGGACCTGCAGGCTGGAACCAGGCTGTTTTTTCATAGGTAAGCTTGAAAGACGCAGCTTACATGTTAAAGATTTTAGAACTGAAAGGAATAAAGATCCTCATCTAATAGAAATAACTGTCTAACAGTACAAATATAAAACTTGAAATGACTGCATTAAGTGCATTTCTTTCACTTATCAATAGCACGCAGGTAGTAAAATATCATCTCTCAGGCAAAATTCATCACCTTCTTGAACAACACTGAAAAAGACTACCCGACACCATTCTTTGATGAGGTGGGGGTGTTGAACCACGTTAACAAAACTGTTCAGCAACAATACTCACCTGATTAAGTCCATATCACTAAGCTGTGCTAAAATATCTGCTAGGAGAAGTTTCAGTCCTCTTCGAAAGAGTTCGCTGAGAATATCTACACACTCTAGGCCCATTTTCCTGCCAATTATATTTTGTAGTCCAAAATTCCCACTGGATATAATTTTCTTTAGTATCTCTCGATCTACTTTAGGATTTCGTTTGACATTCTTTTTCAGTGTTGAACAAACGACTCTTTCAAAATGAAGAACTGGCAGTAAACTTTTGTTGGGATACTGGTCTGGGCTTTGTGTCTGTAGCAGGCAGGGCTGTAGACTGTCACTGGTATTTTCCCCCAGAAGACTACCCTCTTCATGTTCGTTGAGGCCACTTTGCTGAGAAAATGAGGAATAGCCACTGTCTTCATAAAATCTACTGGTGTCCAGTTCTTCTATTTCATTTGACCTATCAAGTATTTGCTGTACATGTTGATTTTCCTTGTTATGCAAAGGCATGCTTTCAGTTTCAAGTTCTACAGTTGTGGGGTTCACAATGGGTGATCCAATATATGATAACCTTTCATAGTCTTTAGTGCAGTCTTTACAAGAACCTTCCAAATATGCAGGAGTGCAGGAGCCCAGCCTTCCACCATCATCAGGTTTTACCAGTTTAAGTCCAGAATGAACATGATCACAATTAAAATCACACTTCATTTTGACAGAAAGAgtggtattttcttctttataacctacaaaaaaaaaacccacaacatAGTTACTTCTTAATGGCAAAATTTCCACACATCCCTACTTCTTAAAGTGGGATACAtctattaaaaccaaacccaccaccatcgagtcgattccaactcatagtgaccctacaggttagagcagaactgctgcatagggtttccaaggagtgcctggtagattcgaactgctgatcttttggttagcagacacagctcttaaccactactccaccagggtttcctaaactgggATATATACAGATTTAATTATTTTGTATTCTCTCAGCACTTACAGATTTgcttatgttgttagttgccactgactcGATTTCAttttatggtgaccccacatgtgcagagtaaaactgccccatagtgttttcaaggctatgaactttcagaagcagactgtcaggcctgtcttctgatgcGCCTCTGGGTgaatctgaaccaccaacctttgggctggcagtcgagtgcttaaccatttgagctacccagggactccaactggTTATGTGTACTTGCCTATAGAGTTGTGAAATTCTCTAAGTTTAACTATGGAGATGTGACAAAAACATGTTGAAGTCTTCCTTTAGTCTTACAAAGGGTACTTCAGAACAGAGTGCCTTTGGGTCTGTATAACATACATATCTAATTTAATTAAAGATGATGGCAAAGAGATTACTTAATAAATGATGAAATCTGATGCATCAGAAGTGTGGGGTCTGAGGTCTAAGCTACCTTCATAGTAATCAAATACTTCTAGAATCACTGTTTATACCCTGGACTTAGAGTAGCATTATAGTTAGTTAGCTTTGACTTATACACAATCCATGTCACTGACTAAAACTGGTTAGTTGAGACCAGTAGGGAAAGGGCATGTGTAAGGGTCAAAACAGTCTCATAAAAGTAACAAAAGATGTGTATATTAAACATTAGCAACTATTTTAAGCCTTAGAACAATTAATCAAGAAATCACCAGGAAGCTCATCTCAGAGTTTAGGGCTCTTACAGGCCTCCTCTCTAGCCGTGGTAAATTACATCATGCCTCTTAGGCTTAGTCAACATGGGGCCCCCAGATGGTCTCTCCCGCTTGGTCTGGTCAGGCCCCTACCATTAGCCTCAGGTGTGGTCCAGCTCTCAGGAACCAAGAGCAAAGGCCGAATTACTCTTTTCCAGGTGACTCTTCACCTCACAAAGAATGGCACTCCATACAGTTCAAAACCAGATATAAAAATGTGAGGGTGGTAGGAAGGTGGGTACAAATTACTGTTCAATTGTGTTAAGATATTGTTCATTAGAATTCATAATGATTCATTAACTTCATCCTCAAGAAAGTCAAACACTTACTCAGGGTTGTAGCAACTCCCCCTCTCCCATGTGCACAGGGTCTGTGAAATCAGTTAAGATATAATGGAGCAGGAGGCAGCATTTTAAGAGGGCAGTAGAGGTAGGGAAGGGCATTAAGTAAATATAACCTGAGCAAAGGCACAACAGTGGGGGAAGAATATAGTAAATGGGTTCAGCAGAACTATATATAGCATTGTTGGAGGCAGAGTATACGAGTAATGAACACTGGGGATGTAAGGTAAGGAAAACCCCAGAAAGTCTTGAATGCCAGATTAAGTGTTAAAGTTTCAAATGTATCCCATCTACCACCCCCCCCACCTCAAGCTAATCATATGTAGGTAATATTTTATTCTATAAGTaaatggaaaaccctggtggtgtagtggttaagtgctatgtctacgaaccaaaacgtcagcagttcgaatccaccaggcgctccttggaaactttatggggcagttctactctgtcctatagggtcactataagtcagaattgactcgatggcactgggtttttgggtataaGTTTTTAGGTGTACATACCAGTATGTATGTTTAGTTTATACTAAATACTGGTACTGTCCAtaccaatttaattttttttttttttactttagagcAAAGCCTTTCAAGTCACAGCACCAAAGAATACTGTGATAAAAGTAGCCGTGTAGGTAAAGACTGCCTTTAAATTCTCACAGTGACAGACACAAAGTAGGTGCTCCAGGACCCCACTAAACCTTGGACAAAAcctaaaatttaggtttaaacgaAAAGTACAAGGgcataaaaaagtaaataaaaaatgcaaattccCTAACTCTAGAACAAATTATAAAATTCTGAAATTGTTTCTATTTCTAACCCAACTAAAGAATTAAGTCTGATTTACATATGACCACAATCTATCTGAGGGTAAAATGGAAGCAGAAGGCTGGTACAGAGGCATGCCCTATACTGTTTGACTGCCTAAAGCAAAGAAGCCTGAAAGTGTACTTCAGGAaccctttttcttttaattcctcTCAAAGGCATTCTCCACCCGCCCTGTCTTTAGAACTGAGTTACTGGGAGACCATCctataaaatccaaaaccaaaccactgcttttaggtcaattccaacccatgttgaccccatgtggctgtgacctttcagaagcagattaccaaggcctttcttctgtgacaccacaggctggatttgaactgtcaacctctcagttagtagctgagggcaAACTGTGAAACCCAGggactggtcaggtattttgtagaatgtccctcaatttgggtttgttcTGTATGTTTCTCGTAgtaaggctagggttaggttttttggaGGAGGACAACAGTAAAGTGCACTGTCATCATCACATCATATTAAGAGTGTATACTATCAGCATGATTGATTACTGATGATGTCAATCACCTGGCTGAGGGAGTGTTTGtctactgtgaagttactattTTTACCTTTTCATACCACTCTCTtcggaaggaagtcactatgcacAGCCTATACCTAAAACTTTGTTTCACCTCTCTGGGGGTGAGTAAATAACATAAATCTTAACAACACTTCAAAAATAAGTTGAGTAAGTACCACCTTttatacaaaacaaaactgacGAGGACAGGCTagagcccatttttttttttttttttgactagctCAATGTTTTCCAATTACCAAGGCAAGTGTTCCTAAACAATCCAGGAAATCTAAGTTCATATAGCTGATCTGATATTAACCACAACGGGAGAAAATACTACACAGTTCTAAGACCTCTTTAATCAGAGAAATGAGAGTTAAGAGTCTAGTTCTGCCACTTCACTCATTTAACCAATGCCTACTCAGTgacagggtggggggaggggaagatgtCTAGAGAGGGTGACATTTTGAGATCTGAAAGCC
This is a stretch of genomic DNA from Elephas maximus indicus isolate mEleMax1 chromosome 1, mEleMax1 primary haplotype, whole genome shotgun sequence. It encodes these proteins:
- the FBXO5 gene encoding F-box only protein 5 — its product is MKRAVGAVAARAAPSPEAEATSAGMNRSPCSCCSSPLSCSCRCSPLTATRHPRPSDSYKEENTTLSVKMKCDFNCDHVHSGLKLVKPDDGGRLGSCTPAYLEGSCKDCTKDYERLSYIGSPIVNPTTVELETESMPLHNKENQHVQQILDRSNEIEELDTSRFYEDSGYSSFSQQSGLNEHEEGSLLGENTSDSLQPCLLQTQSPDQYPNKSLLPVLHFERVVCSTLKKNVKRNPKVDREILKKIISSGNFGLQNIIGRKMGLECVDILSELFRRGLKLLLADILAQLSDMDLISVAKVSTTWKKILEDDKDAFQLYNKAMQRVSENITKFSPHASTREHIMFRTALASVQKSATQSLPKRDTRAKLSNQGDQEGSTYSRYNEFSEVAKTLKNSESLKACVRCNSPAKYDGYLQRATCKRESCGFDYCTRCLCDYHTTKNCSSSNPLRASFKTGPLPGTKKSKKNLRRL